The Anopheles coluzzii chromosome 2, AcolN3, whole genome shotgun sequence genome window below encodes:
- the LOC125906514 gene encoding uncharacterized protein LOC125906514, with translation MLKRISDEVYDVNPIIISGDFNAWATEWGSKSTNARGNAVLEHFSRLNLALGSCPTFVRNSRTSIIDLTFCSPALASSMNWRVSNAYTLSDHRVIRYTAGSKCHRVVQGSGFPAWKTQCFNEELFIEALRFGDFTPFRNTSSALELASAIANACDTSMPRRKGGPYPRRRAYWWTTEIAQCRSHCIEARRKMNRAKSSEQREDLRRWYILARSNLKRKIKASKRRCFLALCDEVENNPFGAYRTLMGKMVGQDLPRERNPTVLKTIIEQLFPNHEPQTTRDIPRNPDVESVSISADELQKAADHLKLGKAPGPDGIPIEAMKAAIKAYPEAFLSVFQNCFDTGFFRYPGSDRNSFFYQSLESPPAMHQH, from the coding sequence ATGCTTAAGAGGATTTCAGATGAGGTCTACGATGTTAATCCTATCATCATTTCAGGAGATTTTAACGCTTGGGCCACGGAATGGGGCAGTAAAAGCACAAACGCCAGAGGAAACGCCGTGTTGGAGCACTTTTCTAGACTGAACTTAGCACTTGGCTCCTGTCCCACATTTGTAAGGAATAGCAGAACTTCCATTATAGACCTTACGTTCTGTAGTCCAGCATTGGCTTCTTCCATGAACTGGAGGGTAAGCAACGCCTACACCCTCAGCGACCACCGAGTGATACGCTACACGGCAGGAAGCAAGTGCCACAGGGTTGTCCAGGGCTCCGGTTTTCCAGCCTGGAAAACACAATGCTTCAACGAAGAACTGTTTATTGAGGCATTGAGGTTTGGCGATTTCACACCTTTCAGAAACACCTCGTCAGCATTGGAGCTAGCGTCAGCGATCGCCAACGCCTGTGACACCTCTATGCCACGAAGGAAAGGGGGACCTTACCCACGACGGAGAGCTTACTGGTGGACTACCGAAATAGCCCAGTGCCGAAGCCATTGCATCGAAGCACGCAGAAAGATGAATCGAGCCAAATCCTCGGAACAAAGGGAGGATCTGAGACGTTGGTACATCCTGGCACGATCAAATCTAAAACGGAAGATCAAGGCAAGTAAAAGGAGATGCTTTTTGGCCCTATGCGATGAGGTTGAAAACAACCCGTTTGGTGCTTACCGAACGCTAATGGGTAAGATGGTCGGCCAAGACCTACCTAGGGAAAGGAACCCAACCGTGCTCAAGACTATCATTGAACAGTTGTTTCCTAACCATGAGCCACAAACTACACGTGATATACCCCGCAATCCTGATGTTGAATCTGTGTCAATATCCGCTGATGAACTACAGAAGGCTGCAGACCATCTCAAACTGGGGAAGGCACCTGGTCCGGACGGTATCCCCATTGAAGCGATGAAAGCAGCTATCAAAGCGTACCCAGAAGCTTTTTTATCAGTGTTCCAGAACTGCTTCGATACTGGTTTTTTCCGATACCCTGGAAGCGACAGAAACTCGTTCTTCTACCAAAGCCTGGAAAGCCCCCCGGCGATGCATCAGCACTAA